From the genome of Papaver somniferum cultivar HN1 chromosome 2, ASM357369v1, whole genome shotgun sequence, one region includes:
- the LOC113350881 gene encoding nuclear transcription factor Y subunit B-3-like has protein sequence MTRKRSQNNEVKSPTSSAGSANDNDSATANISKDQYQFLPIANVSRIMKNSLPSNAKISKKAKETVQECVSEFISFVTGEASDKCQREKRKTINGDDLLWAMTTLGFENYVGSLKIYLNKYREVEGEKNNMARHGDDDDQFPLKEEIISNTTNDSISGRSVGNKIVTNFITKSSKPRGVNAGSYSTGSRPW, from the coding sequence ATGACAAGAAAAAGATCACAAAACAACGAGGTGAAAAGTCCTACTTCCTCCGCAGGTTCTGCCAACGATAATGACAGTGCTACTGCTAACATCTCTAAAGATCAATACCAGTTTCTACCCATAGCTAACGTGAGTCGTATCATGAAGAACTCGCTTCCTTCAAATGCAAAGATATCaaaaaaagctaaagaaacagtTCAAGAATGTGTATCAGAGTTCATTAGCTTTGTAACCGGTGAAGCATCTGATAAATGTCAAAGAGAGAAAAGGAAGACAATCAATGGAGACGATCTTTTATGGGCTATGACTACACTTGGTTTCGAGAATTACGTCGGGTCTCTAAAGATTTACCTGAACAAATATAGAGAGGTAGAAGGTGAAAAGAACAATATGGCTAGACATGGAGATGATGATGACCAATTTCCCTTGAAAGAGGAGATAATTAGTAATACAACTAATGATAGTATTAGTGGAAGATCCGTTGGAAATAAAATAGTCACTAATTTTATCACTAAAAGTTCAAAACCTCGTGGTGTCAATGCAGGTTCGTATTCTACCGGGTCGAGACCATGGTAA
- the LOC113347458 gene encoding protein HEAT INTOLERANT 4-like: protein MARKAKAGTKRKANQKEVEKEIPKQVEQEEAAEEQEIPKEVEEDKEKEEVPEEEQPKNKKQKKDEVVEKKKQPAKGKGKAVATRSTAATTKKERKPRVTKPKPKEEPEYFEDKRNMEDLWTTAFPVGTEWDQIETLYGFKWSFSNLENAFEEGGLLYGKRVYIFGCTEPQLLSVNGEGKLVCIPVIVAIVNDFPPSDKIGINSVQREAEEIIPMKQMKMDWVPYIPLEKRGNQVERLKSDIFIWSCTQRRASLRSLKEDHLKKFEYCLPYFYNPFREEEIDQSTVVDIMFPIEPPVVCDFDWELDDLEEFVDEKVTDEVVTEDQKDAFKEFIREKVKEAKKANREAREARNKAKEETSEETKRAFESMRFYKFYPVKTPDTPDVSEVKAPFINRYYGKAHEVL from the exons ATGGCGAGAAAAGCTAAGGCTGGAACTAAGAGAAAGGCGAACCAGaaagaagttgaaaaagaaatCCCTAAACAAGTTGAACAAGAAGAAGCTGCAGAGGAGCAAGAAATTCCTAAAGAAGTTGAAGAGgacaaagagaaagaagaagttcCTGAAGAAGAACAGCCAAAGAATAAGAAACAGAAGAAAGATGAGGTTGTTGAGAAGAAAAAACAACCAGCTAAAGGTAAAGGTAAAGCTGTTGCTACAAGATCAACAGCAGCGACTACAAAAAAGGAAAGGAAACCCAGGGTTACTAAGCCTAAACCCAAAGAAGAACCTGAATACTTTGAGGATAAGCGGAATATG GAGGATCTATGGACCACTGCATTTCCAGTGGGCACTGAG TGGGATCAGATCGAAACTCTTTATGGCTTTAAATGGAGTTTCTCAAATCTGGAA AATGCTTTTGAAGAGGGTGGACTACTGTATGGAAAGAGAGTCTATATATTTGGCTGTACAGAAC CTCAATTGCTCTCCGTGAATGGCGAGGGAAAACTAGTTTGTATACCTGTCATTGTTGCT ATTGTTAATGATTTCCCTCCTTCTGATAAGATCGGTATCAACTCGGTTCAACGGGAGGCAGAAGAAATTATCCCTATGAAACAAATGAAAATGGATTGGGTTCCTTACATCCCATTAGAAAAAAG GGGTAATCAAGTTGAGAGATTGAAATCTGATATTTTTATCTGGAGCTGTACACAGAGAAG AGCTTCTCTGAGATCCCTGAAAGAGGATCATTTGAAGAAGTTTGAATACTGTCTACCTT ATTTTTATAATCCATTCAGGGAGGAAGAAATCGACCAGAGCACTGTTGTTGACATAATGTTTCCAATAGAACCACCA GTTGTATGTGATTTTGATTGGGAACTTGATGACCTTGAG GAGTTCGTTGATGAGAAAGTTACAGATGAGGTAGTAACAGAAGATCAAAAAGATGCGTTTAAG GAATTTATCAGGGAGAAGGTTAAAGAAGCAAAGAAAGCGAACCGAGAG GCTAGAGAGGCACGAAATaaagcaaaagaagaaacaagTGAAGAGACCAAGAGAGCTTTTGAGAGCATgaggttttacaaattttatccaGTAAAAACTCCAGATACTCCAGATGTGTCAGAAGTCAAg GCTCCCTTCATAAATAGGTATTACGGGAAGGCACACGAGGTTCTTTAG